One window from the genome of Capillibacterium thermochitinicola encodes:
- the ybaK gene encoding Cys-tRNA(Pro) deacylase translates to MGDKAKYPVTPAIRFLRAAKVSYTEHLYRYEDRGGTEVAARELGIPEHATIKTLIMEDEKKKPLIILMHGDLEVSTKELARLLGVKTIQPCTPETANKHSGYLVGGTSPFGIRHRMPVYMEATILDLPRIYINGGKRGFLVEMDPQDLVKLLNPQLVKVGIKKH, encoded by the coding sequence ATGGGAGATAAAGCAAAATACCCGGTTACCCCGGCAATCCGTTTTTTGCGGGCGGCAAAGGTCAGTTACACGGAACATCTGTACCGCTATGAAGACAGGGGTGGGACGGAGGTCGCGGCGCGGGAATTGGGCATCCCCGAACACGCCACCATCAAAACGTTGATTATGGAAGATGAAAAGAAAAAACCCCTCATCATCTTGATGCACGGCGATTTGGAGGTTTCCACCAAGGAACTGGCCCGGCTTCTCGGCGTGAAGACAATCCAGCCTTGCACTCCGGAAACCGCCAATAAGCACAGCGGTTATTTGGTCGGGGGGACCTCACCCTTCGGCATCCGGCACCGGATGCCGGTATATATGGAAGCGACCATTCTGGACCTGCCCAGAATCTACATCAATGGCGGCAAGCGCGGCTTCCTGGTGGAAATGGACCCGCAGGACCTGGTCAAACTCTTAAATCCCCAACTGGTAAAGGTAGGGATTAAGAAGCACTAA
- a CDS encoding ABC transporter substrate-binding protein — MNALKKKGVLLLVVILLVSVGVFFFLRQPATDTLKTDTLKIGIVQIVEHPALDSARQGFIDLLTERGYVEGENITYEIQNAQGDMATANTIAQKFKNANLDLILAIATPTAQAVANLIKDKPILFTAVTDPVAAGLVESAERPGTNVTGTNDLQPMEAQFKLAQELVPQAKRVGIIYNAGETNSVTQVKMAKDITAELGLTVVEATVDTSAGVLQAAQSFIGRVDLIYVPTDNTVVSAFSSVVKVAEENKLPIIAGEANLVSQGALATVGVNYYRLGRQTAEMALRIIEEGAKPQTMPVESQKKTELVINEDVARALGINLSAAMREIATLIRNQ, encoded by the coding sequence GTGAACGCCTTGAAGAAAAAAGGAGTTTTGTTGTTAGTCGTTATCCTTTTGGTAAGCGTGGGGGTGTTCTTTTTCCTCCGCCAACCGGCAACGGATACCCTGAAAACGGATACCCTGAAAATCGGGATTGTCCAGATTGTGGAGCACCCGGCGCTCGATTCCGCCCGGCAAGGATTTATCGATCTGCTGACCGAACGCGGGTATGTGGAAGGAGAAAACATAACCTACGAAATCCAGAATGCCCAGGGTGATATGGCCACCGCCAATACCATCGCCCAGAAATTCAAGAACGCCAATCTCGACCTGATCTTGGCCATTGCCACCCCCACCGCCCAGGCCGTGGCGAATCTGATCAAAGATAAGCCCATTTTGTTCACTGCTGTAACCGACCCGGTCGCCGCCGGCTTGGTGGAAAGCGCCGAACGGCCGGGAACCAATGTCACCGGGACCAATGATCTGCAGCCGATGGAAGCACAGTTCAAATTGGCTCAAGAGTTGGTACCCCAAGCGAAACGGGTTGGGATCATTTACAACGCCGGGGAAACGAACTCCGTCACCCAAGTCAAGATGGCAAAAGATATCACCGCGGAATTGGGCCTGACCGTGGTGGAAGCCACAGTCGACACCAGCGCCGGCGTTTTGCAAGCCGCCCAGTCCTTCATCGGCCGGGTAGACCTTATTTACGTCCCCACCGATAATACCGTAGTCTCCGCTTTTTCTTCCGTGGTCAAGGTTGCCGAGGAGAATAAACTTCCGATCATCGCCGGGGAAGCAAACCTGGTATCCCAGGGCGCCCTGGCCACCGTGGGGGTTAATTACTACCGGCTTGGCCGCCAGACGGCGGAGATGGCGCTCCGCATTATTGAAGAAGGCGCCAAACCGCAAACCATGCCCGTCGAGAGCCAGAAAAAGACCGAACTGGTGATCAATGAAGACGTGGCACGGGCTTTGGGGATCAACCTCTCTGCGGCCATGCGGGAGATAGCCACCCTTATTCGGAATCAATAG
- a CDS encoding ABC transporter permease, translating to MWLNILQGTVEQGLVFGLLALGVYLPFRVLDFPDLTVEGSFPLGAAVSAALIINGTNPFLATGIAMFAGVVAGIITGVINTKLKIAGLLAGILTMTSLYSINLRIMGRANIPLLRETTILTVIKDWGFPDRYLALTVFTLLVFLVKFLLDYFLYTEIGMALRATGDSPVMIESLGGNTNHIKILGLGLANGLVALSGALTCQYQGFADVGMGIGMIVIGLASVIIGEVVIRTSKIIYATFGVIVGSVIYRLAITVALQLGFAPTDLKIVTALLVILALGAPTLRHFMIQDEFAERLMERGVSDAQTN from the coding sequence ATGTGGCTAAATATTCTCCAGGGTACAGTTGAACAGGGACTTGTCTTTGGCCTGCTGGCGTTGGGTGTTTACCTGCCCTTTCGGGTTTTGGATTTTCCCGATCTAACAGTGGAAGGCAGTTTTCCGTTGGGGGCGGCGGTCAGCGCGGCTTTGATCATTAACGGAACGAACCCTTTCCTCGCCACCGGCATTGCGATGTTCGCCGGGGTGGTGGCGGGTATAATCACCGGAGTCATCAACACCAAACTCAAGATTGCCGGTCTCCTCGCCGGGATTTTGACCATGACTTCCCTCTATTCCATAAACCTCCGGATTATGGGGCGCGCCAATATCCCCTTGTTACGGGAGACGACCATTCTCACGGTGATCAAAGACTGGGGCTTTCCCGACCGTTATCTGGCCTTAACCGTTTTTACTCTCCTCGTCTTTCTGGTCAAATTTCTCCTTGATTATTTCCTTTATACCGAGATCGGAATGGCCCTTCGCGCCACCGGCGACAGCCCGGTCATGATTGAGAGCTTGGGCGGGAACACCAACCACATCAAAATCCTCGGTTTGGGCCTGGCCAACGGCCTCGTCGCCCTTTCCGGGGCCTTAACCTGTCAGTATCAGGGCTTTGCCGATGTGGGGATGGGGATCGGCATGATCGTGATTGGCCTCGCCTCGGTGATCATTGGGGAAGTTGTGATCCGGACCAGCAAAATAATCTATGCCACCTTTGGCGTGATCGTTGGCTCCGTCATCTACCGCCTGGCGATCACGGTCGCTCTCCAGCTGGGCTTCGCCCCCACCGACCTAAAGATCGTCACGGCCCTGCTGGTGATCCTGGCCCTCGGCGCCCCGACCCTGCGCCACTTCATGATCCAGGACGAATTCGCCGAACGCTTGATGGAAAGGGGCGTTTCTGATGCTCAGACTAACTAA
- a CDS encoding ABC transporter ATP-binding protein has product MLRLTNLHKIFNYGKVNENYALKDINLEVPKGDFITIIGSNGAGKSTLLNLIAGTLFPDAGTVEINGEDVTHWPVYKRASLVGRVFQDPLQGTAAEMTIEENLSLAVKRGQRRSLRPGLDKNRRAEFKRLLSLLELGLENRLDCPVKLLSGGQRQALTLLMATMGHPRLLLLDEYTAALDPSTAQQIMAITDRIVAEYQLTVLMVTHDMKQALAMGKRTIMMDRGEIILDLKGKEREKLTVNDLLAKFAAKSGRELTDDRILLHG; this is encoded by the coding sequence ATGCTCAGACTAACTAATCTGCACAAAATCTTTAACTACGGCAAGGTCAACGAGAATTACGCCCTGAAGGATATTAACCTGGAGGTTCCCAAAGGCGATTTCATCACGATTATCGGCAGTAACGGGGCGGGCAAATCCACCCTGCTGAACCTGATCGCCGGTACCCTTTTCCCGGATGCGGGAACGGTGGAGATTAACGGCGAGGATGTCACCCACTGGCCGGTTTATAAACGGGCGTCCCTCGTCGGCCGGGTTTTTCAAGATCCCCTGCAAGGAACGGCCGCCGAAATGACGATCGAGGAGAACCTTTCGCTGGCCGTCAAACGCGGTCAGCGCCGGAGTTTACGGCCGGGACTGGACAAGAACAGACGGGCCGAATTTAAGCGCCTCCTTTCCTTACTGGAACTGGGCCTGGAAAACCGCCTGGATTGCCCGGTGAAACTGCTCTCCGGCGGGCAGCGGCAAGCCCTTACCCTGCTCATGGCCACTATGGGCCATCCCCGGCTCCTCCTCCTGGATGAATACACGGCTGCCCTGGACCCGAGTACGGCCCAGCAGATCATGGCCATTACCGACCGGATCGTCGCGGAGTACCAATTAACCGTCCTGATGGTCACCCACGACATGAAACAGGCCTTGGCCATGGGTAAACGCACGATCATGATGGACCGGGGGGAAATCATCCTTGATCTCAAGGGGAAAGAAAGGGAGAAGCTTACCGTCAACGACCTGCTGGCGAAGTTCGCCGCGAAAAGCGGCCGGGAATTGACCGATGACCGGATTTTGTTACATGGTTGA